In bacterium, the following proteins share a genomic window:
- a CDS encoding CTP synthase, giving the protein MAKRRSNSAHKKTKYIFVTGGVVSSLGKGIAAASLGRLLKSCGLRVTMMKLDPYINVDAGTMNPYQHGEVYVTEDGAEADLDLGHYERFIDEDMGRLNNSTTGQIYHSVISKERRGDFLGATVQVIPHITGEIKDRIRKVAEGGDGYDVLIVEVGGTVGDIESLPFLEAIRQIGLDGGPGSCLYIHVTLIPFLTTTGEVKTKPTQHSVKELREIGIQPDLLLCRTEHPLDPKVREKIALFCSVGKEDVFEVRNVETVYELPLVLHAQGLGRRVLKLLGMRAAEPELKDWQEIVR; this is encoded by the coding sequence ATGGCCAAGCGGCGATCCAACTCCGCGCACAAGAAAACCAAGTACATTTTTGTGACCGGTGGAGTGGTATCCTCTCTCGGGAAGGGGATCGCCGCGGCGTCGCTCGGTCGCTTGCTCAAGTCGTGCGGTCTGCGCGTCACGATGATGAAACTGGATCCCTACATCAACGTGGACGCCGGAACGATGAATCCTTATCAGCACGGCGAAGTCTACGTAACGGAAGATGGAGCGGAGGCCGATCTGGATCTGGGCCATTACGAGCGCTTCATTGACGAGGACATGGGCCGCCTTAACAACTCGACCACCGGCCAGATCTATCACAGCGTCATTTCCAAGGAACGCCGGGGAGATTTCCTCGGCGCGACCGTGCAGGTTATTCCGCATATCACGGGCGAGATCAAAGACCGCATTCGCAAGGTGGCGGAAGGGGGAGACGGCTACGACGTGCTCATCGTGGAAGTGGGAGGGACGGTCGGCGACATCGAAAGTCTTCCGTTCCTCGAAGCGATCCGGCAGATCGGACTCGACGGCGGTCCCGGAAGTTGCCTCTATATCCACGTCACTCTAATTCCTTTCCTGACGACGACTGGCGAGGTCAAGACCAAGCCCACGCAGCACAGCGTAAAAGAGCTGCGTGAGATCGGGATTCAACCCGATTTACTGCTGTGTCGCACCGAACATCCCCTCGATCCGAAGGTGCGCGAGAAGATTGCCCTCTTCTGCAGCGTGGGAAAGGAGGACGTTTTCGAAGTGCGGAACGTGGAGACGGTTTACGAGCTTCCGCTGGTGCTCCACGCGCAGGGACTGGGTCGTCGGGTTCTGAAACTGCTCGGAATGCGGGCCGCGGAACCGGAACTCAAAGACTGGCAGGAGATCGTCCG